The genomic segment TCGAGGGGCTCAACGACTCCAAGGCGCTCAGCGCCAAGCGCCGCGAGGCGCTGGACGCCGAGATTCGTGAGCGGGCGTTGGCCTTCGCGGTGGCCGAGGCCAGCGCCACCGAGATCGACGAACTCAATATCTACCACGCCACCCACCTGGCCATGCGCCGCGCCATCGACGCCCTGGCGCCGGCCGCCGAATACCTGCTGGTGGACGGCAATCGCCTGCCCGGGCATCATGTTCCTGGCCAGGCGGTGGTCAAGGGCGATGCCCGCCATCCGGCCATCGCCGCCGCCTCGATACTCGCCAAGGTCGCCCGGGACGCCGACATGGCGGCGCTGGATGCCCGGCATCCCGACTACGGCTTTGCTCGCCACAAGGGCTACCCGACCCGCGAGCATCTGGCGGCCCTGGAGCGCCTCGGCGCGCTGCCTGAACACCGCCGCTCCTTCGGCCCGGTCAAGCGCCAGCTGGCACTGTTCTAGGCCAACGAATCGATACTGATAGCGAGGGCGCAGGGGATAGGCCGAAGGGGAGATCCGATTCCAGGGAAGGAATCGGTAGCGTACAAGGAGGTATTTACAGCGCCTCCCCGCAGGCCTGTCGCCGGATCAGCCCGAGCGGGGCCGGTCTCACAGTCGTTGGATCAGCGCCGAGCGTGCAGCATAGGCAAGCGACGAGCGGGCCGCATAGGCAAGCGCCGGATCAGCCCGAGCGGGCAGCATACATAAGCGCCAGATCGGCCCGAGCACCGTTACCCGTACCACTTATCGCCAAATCTTGAGTCCACCATGACCACGCCCTTCGTTCATCTTCGCGTTCACACCGAGTACTCCCTGGTCGATGGCCTGGTGCGCCTCAAGCCGCTGGTCAAGGCCACCGCCGAGCGCGGCATGCCGGCCGTGTCGATCACCGACGAAGCCAACCTGTTTGGCCTGGTCAAGGCCTACAAGGCGGCCCAGGGCGCCGGCCTCAAGCCGATCATCGGCAGCGACCTGTGGCTGCACAACCCCCACGACGAAGGCCACCCCTACCGGCTGACGCTGCTGGCCATGAACGACGTGGGCTACCGCAACCTTACCGAACTGATCTCCCGCGGCTGGACCGACGGCCAGCGCCAGGGGCTGGCGATTCTCGACAAGGCCTGGGTATTCGAACAGAGCGAGGGGCTGATCGTGCTCTCCGGCGCCCGCGAGGGCGAGATCGGCCGCCACCTGCTGGCCGACCACCCCGACGAGGCCCGCGCGCTGCTCGACGAGTGGAACGCCCGCTTTCCGGGGCGCTTCTACCTCGAGCTGACCCGCACCTCGCGCCAGTACGAGGAGGAGTGCCTGCACCTCTCGGTGGCCCTGGCCGAGCAGAGCGGCACCCCGGTGGTGGCCACCAACGACGTGCGCTTCCTCGAGCGCGAAGAGTTCTGGGCCCACGAGACCCGGGTCGCCATCGGCGAGGGCAAGGCGCTCGACGATCGCCGCCGCGAGCGCCGCTACAGCGAGGAGCAGTACCTCAAGAGCCCGGCGGAGATGGCCGAACTGTTCGCCGACATTCCCGAAGCGCTGGAGAACAGCGTGCTGATTGCGGCGCGCTGCAACGTCGACGTACGCCTGGGCGAGATATTCCTGCCGGAGTTCGAGATCCCCGAGGGCATGACCCAGGACGAGTTCTTCCGCAAGATCTCCCACGACGGCCTCACCGAGCGCCTCGACTTCCTCTACCCGGCTGAGCGCTACCCGCGCGACGGCGCCGAGTATGCCGAGATCGACCAGCGCTATCGCGAGCGACTCGATTTCGAGCTGAACATCATCATCCAGATGGGCTTCCCCGGCTACTTCCTGATCGTGATGGACTTCATCCAGTGGGCCAAGGACAACGACGTGCCGGTGGGGCCGGGGCGCGGCTCGGGGGCGGGCTCACTGGTGGCCTACGCGCAGAAGATCACCGACCTCGACCCGCTGGAGTACGACCTGCTGTTCGAGCGCTTCCTCAACCCCGAGCGTGTCTCGATGCCCGACTTCGACGTCGACTTCTGCATGGAGAAGCGCGACCGGGTGATCGACTATGTGGCCGAGCGCTACGGTCGCAACGCCGTGTCGCAGATCGTCACCTTCGGCACCATGGCCGCCAAGGCGGTGGTGCGCGACGTGGCGCGTGCCCAGGGGCGGCCCTACTCGCTGGGCGACAAGCTCTCCAAGCTGATCCCCTTCGAGGTCGGCATGACCCTGGCCAAGGCCATCGAGGCCGAGCCGGCGCTCAAGGAGTTCGTCGACAACGACGACGAGGCCGCCGAGATCTGGGAGATGGCGCTCAAGCTCGAGGGCATCACCCGCGGTACCGGCAAGCACGCCGGCGGGGTGGTGATCGCCCCTACCAAGCTCACCGACTTCTCGCCGCTGCTGTGCGACGAGGAGGGCAATGGCCTGGTGGTGCAGTTCGACAAAAACGACATCGAGGAGGCCGGGCTGGTCAAGTTCGACTTCCTCGGCCTGCGCACCCTGACCATTATCGACTGGGCGCTGGAGATGGTCGACAAGGTACGCGCCGTCAAGGGCGAAGGCCCGCTCGACATCGACACCATCCCCCTCGACGATGCGCCGACCTTCGAAATGCTCAAGCGCGCCGAGACCACCGCGGTGTTCCAGCTCGAATCCCGCGGCATGAAGGAGCTGATCAAGCGCCTGCTGCCCGATTCGCTGGAGGACATGATCGCCCTGGTCGCGCTGTTCCGCCCGGGGCCGCTGCAGTCGGGCATGGTCGACGACTTCATCAACCGTAAGCACGGCCGCGCCGAGATCTCCTACCCGCACCCGGACTACCAGCACGAGTGGCTGAAAACGGTGCTCGAGCCCACCTACGGCATCATCCTCTACCAGGAGCAGGTGATGCAGATCGCCCAGGTGCTGGCGGGATATAGCCTGGGCCAGGCCGATATGCTGCGCCGCGCCATGGGCAAGAAGAAGCCCGAGGAGATGGCCAAGCAGCGCGCCGGCTTCATGGAGGGCTGTGCCGCCAACGGTATCGACAAGGAGCTGGCCGGCAATATCTTCGACCTGGTGGAGAAGTTCGCCGGCTACGGCTTCAACAAGTCGCACTCGGCGGCCTACGGTCTGGTCTCCTATCAGACGGCCTGGTTGAAATCACACTATCCCGGGCCCTTCATGGCCGCGGTGATATCCACCGAGATGGATAATCTCGACAAGGTGGTGCCGCTGATCGAGGAGTGCCGCAACCTCAAGCTCACCGTGACCCCGCCGGACGTCAACGTCGGCGGCTACAAGTTCACCGTGGATACCGAGGGTCGGGTGGTCTACGGCCTGGGGGCGATCCGCGGCGTTGGTGAGGGGCCGATCGGCGCCATCGTCGAGGCCCGCGAGGCCGACGGACCCTTCAAGGACCTGTTCGACTTCTGCCGCCGGGTCGACCCCAAGCGCATGAACAAGCGCACCCTCGAGGCGCTGATCCGCTCCGGGGCGCTGGACAACCTGGGCCCCAATCGCGCCGTGCTGAGCGCAGCCCTGGAGGCGGCGCTCAAGGCCGCCGCCCAGAACCTCAGCAACCAGAACCTGGGCATGATCGACATGTTCGGCGAGGCCTTCGTCGACGAGGAGGTCGGTGACGTCTATGCCGACTATCGCGATGCTCGGGAATGGACCGACAAGGAGCGCCTGGCCGGCGAGAAGGACACCCTGGGGCTGTACCTCACCGGCCACCCCATCGACGAGTACGAGCAGGAGCTCAAGCGCTTCGTCTCGACGCGTATCAGCGACCTCAAGCCGTCGCGGGAGCCGCAGCGCGTCGCCGGGCTGGTGGTGGGGATGCGCACCATGAAGTCCAAGCGCGGCGACACCATGGCCTTCGTCACCCTCGACGACCGTACCGGGCGCATCGAGGCCTCGCTGTTCGGCGAGCTGTTTGACCAGCTGCGCGGTCGCCTCGACGCCGACCAGGTGCTGATCGTCGAGGGTGAGGTGTCGAGCGACGACTACTCCGGCGGCTTGCGCCTGCGCGGCAAGGAGATCACGCCGATGGTCGAGGCGCGCAGCAAGTTCGGCCAGGCGGTGGAAGTCTCGCTGGACGGCGCCCGCGCCAACGGCCGCATGGTGGCCAGCCTGCGCGACAGCCTCACCCCGCACCGCGATGCCAGCGGCCTGCCGGTGCGGCTCAAGTACCGCAACCAGGACGCCAGCGGCTGGCTGGAACTGGCCGAGGAGTGGAAGGTGGCGCCCAGCGACGAGCTGCTGATCGCCCTGCGCGAGGTCGAGGGGCAGGACGGTGTGCGCTTGAAATACCGCTAGGCAGCGATGACGGATACTTGCGCGGGGCAAACGAGGCGCGCCGGCATCGGGGCTGTGCCGGCGACAGGCCTACGAGGAGGCGCTGTGAACCCATCCCTGGGCGCTACCTTGCGCCATCCATGGCGCAAACCTCCTCTTCGACCTGTCCCCGGCGCCCCTTGGCAGGCAGGAACTCCTCGTCCCCTGCCTTGCGCCGCGCG from the Halomonas sp. 1513 genome contains:
- a CDS encoding ribonuclease HII codes for the protein MKKATLPPLVVDYRGERLAGVDEVGRGPLVGSVVAAAVILDPARPIEGLNDSKALSAKRREALDAEIRERALAFAVAEASATEIDELNIYHATHLAMRRAIDALAPAAEYLLVDGNRLPGHHVPGQAVVKGDARHPAIAAASILAKVARDADMAALDARHPDYGFARHKGYPTREHLAALERLGALPEHRRSFGPVKRQLALF
- a CDS encoding DNA polymerase III subunit alpha; protein product: MTTPFVHLRVHTEYSLVDGLVRLKPLVKATAERGMPAVSITDEANLFGLVKAYKAAQGAGLKPIIGSDLWLHNPHDEGHPYRLTLLAMNDVGYRNLTELISRGWTDGQRQGLAILDKAWVFEQSEGLIVLSGAREGEIGRHLLADHPDEARALLDEWNARFPGRFYLELTRTSRQYEEECLHLSVALAEQSGTPVVATNDVRFLEREEFWAHETRVAIGEGKALDDRRRERRYSEEQYLKSPAEMAELFADIPEALENSVLIAARCNVDVRLGEIFLPEFEIPEGMTQDEFFRKISHDGLTERLDFLYPAERYPRDGAEYAEIDQRYRERLDFELNIIIQMGFPGYFLIVMDFIQWAKDNDVPVGPGRGSGAGSLVAYAQKITDLDPLEYDLLFERFLNPERVSMPDFDVDFCMEKRDRVIDYVAERYGRNAVSQIVTFGTMAAKAVVRDVARAQGRPYSLGDKLSKLIPFEVGMTLAKAIEAEPALKEFVDNDDEAAEIWEMALKLEGITRGTGKHAGGVVIAPTKLTDFSPLLCDEEGNGLVVQFDKNDIEEAGLVKFDFLGLRTLTIIDWALEMVDKVRAVKGEGPLDIDTIPLDDAPTFEMLKRAETTAVFQLESRGMKELIKRLLPDSLEDMIALVALFRPGPLQSGMVDDFINRKHGRAEISYPHPDYQHEWLKTVLEPTYGIILYQEQVMQIAQVLAGYSLGQADMLRRAMGKKKPEEMAKQRAGFMEGCAANGIDKELAGNIFDLVEKFAGYGFNKSHSAAYGLVSYQTAWLKSHYPGPFMAAVISTEMDNLDKVVPLIEECRNLKLTVTPPDVNVGGYKFTVDTEGRVVYGLGAIRGVGEGPIGAIVEAREADGPFKDLFDFCRRVDPKRMNKRTLEALIRSGALDNLGPNRAVLSAALEAALKAAAQNLSNQNLGMIDMFGEAFVDEEVGDVYADYRDAREWTDKERLAGEKDTLGLYLTGHPIDEYEQELKRFVSTRISDLKPSREPQRVAGLVVGMRTMKSKRGDTMAFVTLDDRTGRIEASLFGELFDQLRGRLDADQVLIVEGEVSSDDYSGGLRLRGKEITPMVEARSKFGQAVEVSLDGARANGRMVASLRDSLTPHRDASGLPVRLKYRNQDASGWLELAEEWKVAPSDELLIALREVEGQDGVRLKYR